A window of the Bacillota bacterium genome harbors these coding sequences:
- the speD gene encoding adenosylmethionine decarboxylase: protein MDGVFHDTVGHHVLLDVWGVPFETLNDLDGMRSLLREAARISGATVVEETFHRFPVQGLSGVLVLAESHISVHTTPEHSYASFDVFTCGENMRPLEAARFLIEALPATRYYMREFVRGTEDGIVEAQEPLAVSAAR from the coding sequence ATGGATGGGGTCTTCCACGACACCGTCGGGCATCACGTCCTGCTCGACGTGTGGGGTGTGCCGTTCGAGACGCTCAACGACCTCGACGGCATGCGTTCGCTCCTGCGCGAAGCGGCCCGGATCAGTGGGGCCACGGTGGTGGAGGAGACCTTTCATCGCTTCCCGGTGCAGGGACTGAGCGGGGTCCTGGTGCTCGCCGAGTCCCATATCTCCGTTCACACCACGCCCGAGCACAGCTATGCCTCGTTCGACGTTTTCACCTGCGGGGAGAACATGCGCCCGCTGGAGGCGGCCCGCTTCCTGATCGAAGCGTTGCCTGCGACCCGCTACTACATGCGCGAGTTCGTCCGCGGCACGGAGGACGGGATCGTGGAGGCCCAGGAGCCGCTGGCGGTGAGCGCGGCGCGCTGA
- the hutH gene encoding histidine ammonia-lyase: MNVLEVDGEHLTAAGLEEVVREGRPVRLAEAARQRMLRSRRAIEEMLHRGTAVYGVNTGFGRLAEVAIPPEELRQLQQNLLRSHAAGVGPALGREEVRALLLLRANALARGHSGVRPEVVELLLGMLNAGVHPRVPEQGSVGASGDLAPLAHAALVLVGEGEAEVDGQLLPGGEALRRAGLEPIALEAKEGLALINGTQLMEAVGLLAWMGAERLMEWADAVGALSLQALRGIPDPFRAELQALRPHPGQIRSAARLRAYLEGSRLTTAPGELRVQDAYSLRCMPQVHGASRDALEYVGRVLETEINAVTDNPLVFADPPEAISGGNFHGQPLALALDLLAIAVAELGDISERRTERLLNPQSSGLPPFLARNGGVESGLMLIQYTQAALVSENKTLAHPASVDSIPTSAGQEDHVSMGAWAARKARRVVGNVALVLAAEAMAAAAAADLRGPEELAPASSAVYRRIRAVVPPLRGDRSPAAELERLAALLLRETPPGAEIPASA; the protein is encoded by the coding sequence GTGAACGTCCTGGAGGTGGACGGCGAGCACCTGACGGCGGCCGGCCTCGAGGAGGTGGTCCGGGAGGGGCGCCCCGTCCGCCTGGCGGAGGCTGCCCGGCAGCGGATGCTCCGCTCGCGCCGGGCGATCGAGGAGATGCTCCACCGCGGCACGGCGGTCTACGGCGTCAACACCGGCTTCGGCCGCCTGGCCGAGGTGGCCATCCCGCCCGAGGAACTCCGCCAGCTCCAGCAGAACCTCCTGCGCAGCCATGCCGCCGGCGTGGGGCCGGCCCTGGGCCGGGAGGAGGTCCGCGCCCTCCTTCTCCTCCGGGCGAACGCCCTGGCCCGCGGTCACTCGGGCGTCCGGCCCGAGGTGGTCGAGCTGCTCCTGGGTATGCTTAACGCCGGCGTCCACCCCCGCGTCCCCGAGCAGGGCTCCGTCGGCGCCAGCGGCGATCTGGCGCCGCTGGCCCATGCCGCCCTGGTCCTGGTGGGGGAGGGGGAGGCGGAGGTGGACGGTCAGCTCCTTCCTGGGGGCGAGGCGCTCCGCCGGGCCGGCCTCGAACCCATCGCCCTGGAGGCGAAGGAAGGGCTGGCGCTGATCAACGGCACCCAGCTGATGGAGGCGGTGGGCCTCCTTGCCTGGATGGGCGCCGAGCGCCTGATGGAGTGGGCGGACGCCGTCGGCGCCCTCAGCCTGCAGGCGCTCCGCGGCATCCCCGACCCCTTCCGGGCCGAGCTCCAGGCGCTCCGCCCCCATCCCGGCCAGATCCGCTCGGCGGCCCGTCTCCGCGCCTACCTGGAGGGGAGCCGCCTGACCACGGCGCCGGGGGAGCTGCGCGTCCAGGACGCGTACAGCCTCCGCTGCATGCCGCAGGTCCACGGCGCCAGCCGGGACGCCCTGGAGTACGTGGGCAGGGTCCTGGAAACCGAGATCAACGCGGTCACCGACAACCCGCTGGTGTTCGCCGACCCGCCCGAGGCGATCTCCGGCGGCAACTTCCACGGCCAGCCGCTGGCGCTGGCGCTGGACCTGCTGGCCATCGCGGTCGCGGAGCTGGGTGACATCTCCGAGCGCCGGACCGAGCGGCTCCTCAACCCGCAGTCCAGCGGCCTGCCGCCCTTCCTCGCCCGGAACGGCGGCGTCGAGTCGGGGCTGATGCTGATCCAGTACACCCAGGCGGCGCTGGTCTCCGAGAACAAGACGCTGGCCCACCCGGCCAGCGTCGACTCGATCCCCACCTCGGCAGGTCAGGAGGACCACGTCAGCATGGGCGCCTGGGCGGCCAGGAAGGCCCGCCGGGTGGTGGGGAACGTCGCCCTGGTCCTGGCCGCGGAGGCGATGGCGGCGGCGGCCGCGGCCGACCTGCGCGGCCCCGAGGAGCTGGCCCCGGCTTCGTCGGCGGTCTACCGGCGCATCCGCGCCGTGGTGCCGCCCCTGCGTGGCGACCGCTCCCCGGCCGCGGAGCTGGAGCGTCTGGCGGCGCTCCTGCTGCGGGAGACCCCGCCCGGAGCGGAGATTCCCGCTTCCGCCTGA
- a CDS encoding DUF1405 domain-containing protein: MLEIPRRRGWVLALIAINFAGSIYGFYWYAPQLAVTPWWQWPVVPDSPSASFFFTLALAGLALGRRWRWLEGLAAINLMKYGLWTVLIFAQFAWVHGWLPAEGLLLGLTHAGMALESWLFLRVYRPGPAAGALGAGWTVLNDVTDYLAGDLHPTLPDPAALPFARGAALFLSLFSILYFVTVAGRRISPVDVRSRPVSLVGPSGGLR, translated from the coding sequence ATGCTGGAGATCCCCCGGCGGCGCGGCTGGGTTCTGGCGCTGATCGCCATCAACTTCGCCGGCTCGATCTACGGCTTTTACTGGTACGCGCCGCAGCTGGCGGTGACACCTTGGTGGCAGTGGCCGGTGGTGCCCGACTCGCCGTCCGCCAGCTTCTTCTTCACGCTGGCCTTGGCGGGCTTGGCGCTGGGCCGGAGGTGGCGCTGGCTGGAGGGCTTGGCCGCCATCAACCTGATGAAGTACGGGCTCTGGACCGTGCTGATCTTCGCCCAGTTCGCCTGGGTCCACGGCTGGCTGCCGGCCGAGGGGCTTCTGCTGGGGCTGACCCACGCAGGCATGGCGCTGGAGTCCTGGCTCTTTCTGCGCGTCTACCGGCCGGGGCCGGCGGCGGGGGCGCTGGGGGCAGGCTGGACGGTGCTCAACGACGTGACCGACTACCTGGCCGGCGACCTCCACCCGACCCTGCCCGACCCGGCGGCGCTTCCCTTCGCCCGGGGCGCCGCCCTCTTCCTCTCCCTCTTCTCCATCCTGTATTTCGTCACGGTGGCGGGGCGGCGGATCAGCCCCGTCGACGTCCGCAGCCGGCCGGTCAGCCTGGTGGGGCCTTCCGGCGGCTTGCGCTGA
- a CDS encoding leucyl aminopeptidase gives MTEIRTTLSNPLEVEADALVVAVYQDAERLDASARAVDEATGGLISGWLASGRMRGSLEETALLPAAGALRAPLLIVTGLGGHAEVDGQALRRAAARAARAARQAGALRLASTLYGAFLGDDLAAGAIVEGTLLGLDRFLTYKGRDQGEPRRPDPELFLLLAEPAREAAVRRAEVLARATLLARQLSNEPANQLPPRRMAERAQAVAAEAGLEFLALDEREMERLGMGALLGVNRGSHEPPRLLVLRYRCGRPDAPLLALVGKGIVFDSGGISLKPAAGMHEMKMDKSGAADVVAAMQAIAALRPAVDVIGVAPVTENMPGGGAQRPGDVVRAMNGTTIEVLNTDAEGRLVLADAVAYAAREGARWIVTVATLTGAVVTALGHEAAAVLGNDRRLIEAVIEAGQSAGERYWELPAWPEYRRLYRSEVADLANVAPRDAGAGTIVGGLFVGEFVGEAAWAHLDVAGTAWVEKPTALTESGATGFATRTLALLPERLAALL, from the coding sequence ATGACCGAGATCCGAACCACCCTCTCCAACCCCCTGGAGGTGGAGGCGGACGCCCTGGTGGTGGCGGTCTACCAGGACGCCGAGCGGCTGGACGCCAGCGCCCGGGCGGTCGACGAGGCCACCGGCGGCCTGATCAGCGGCTGGCTGGCGTCCGGCCGGATGCGGGGCAGCCTGGAGGAGACGGCGCTCCTGCCGGCGGCGGGAGCTCTGCGCGCGCCGCTCCTGATCGTCACCGGCCTGGGCGGGCACGCCGAGGTCGACGGACAAGCCCTCCGCCGGGCGGCCGCCCGCGCCGCCCGGGCGGCGCGACAGGCCGGGGCCCTCCGGCTGGCCAGCACGCTCTACGGTGCCTTCCTGGGCGACGACCTGGCGGCCGGCGCCATCGTCGAGGGAACGCTGCTGGGGCTCGACCGCTTCCTGACCTACAAGGGCCGCGACCAGGGGGAGCCGCGCCGGCCGGATCCGGAGCTCTTCCTGCTGCTGGCCGAGCCCGCGCGCGAGGCGGCGGTCCGGCGCGCCGAGGTCCTGGCCCGCGCCACCCTTCTCGCGCGCCAGCTCTCCAACGAGCCGGCCAACCAGCTGCCGCCGCGACGGATGGCGGAGCGGGCCCAGGCGGTCGCCGCCGAGGCCGGCCTGGAGTTCCTGGCACTGGACGAGCGGGAGATGGAGCGGCTGGGCATGGGGGCGCTGCTGGGCGTCAACCGCGGCAGCCACGAGCCCCCGCGCCTGCTGGTCCTCCGCTACCGCTGCGGCCGCCCGGACGCCCCGCTCCTGGCGCTGGTGGGCAAGGGCATCGTCTTCGACTCCGGCGGCATCTCGCTCAAGCCGGCGGCGGGCATGCACGAGATGAAGATGGACAAGTCCGGCGCCGCCGACGTGGTCGCCGCCATGCAGGCGATCGCCGCCCTCCGGCCCGCCGTCGATGTGATCGGCGTCGCGCCGGTGACCGAGAACATGCCCGGCGGCGGGGCGCAGCGGCCCGGCGACGTGGTCCGGGCCATGAACGGCACCACCATCGAGGTGCTCAACACCGACGCCGAGGGGCGCCTCGTCCTGGCCGACGCGGTCGCCTACGCCGCCCGGGAGGGGGCGCGCTGGATCGTCACCGTGGCCACCCTCACCGGAGCCGTGGTGACCGCGCTGGGACACGAGGCGGCCGCCGTCCTGGGCAACGACCGCCGCCTCATCGAGGCCGTGATCGAGGCCGGGCAGAGCGCCGGCGAACGGTACTGGGAGCTGCCTGCCTGGCCGGAGTACCGGCGGCTGTACAGGAGCGAGGTGGCCGACCTGGCCAACGTCGCGCCGCGCGACGCGGGCGCGGGCACCATCGTCGGCGGCCTCTTCGTCGGCGAGTTCGTGGGCGAGGCGGCCTGGGCCCACCTCGACGTGGCGGGCACCGCCTGGGTGGAGAAGCCCACGGCCCTGACCGAGTCGGGTGCCACCGGCTTCGCGACCCGCACCCTGGCCCTCCTGCCCGAGAGACTGGCGGCGCTCCTCTGA
- a CDS encoding D-glycerate dehydrogenase, translating into MGATARARVVVTGALPGGGMERLERAAEVIGPPEEGADRRAWLLEAVREADGLLCLLVDRVDRELLEAAPRLRVVSTFSTGVDHVDLDACRERGIRVTHAPDVLTEATADLTWALMLAAARRVAEGDRMVRAGAFRGWRPDLLLGTEVYGRTLGIVGLGRIGKAVARRASGFDMNVVYWNRTEINPMEDEWLGVSRVELDELLAKADFISLHLAYTPETHHFIGRRELALMGPHAVLVNTSRGAVVDEEALVEALEAGRPAAAALDVFEHEPAVHPRLLRLPQVVLTPHIGSATRETREAMARVAVDNLLAVLEGRRPPAAVD; encoded by the coding sequence GTGGGAGCGACGGCGAGAGCGCGGGTGGTGGTGACGGGCGCCTTGCCCGGCGGCGGGATGGAGCGCCTCGAACGCGCGGCGGAGGTGATCGGCCCGCCCGAGGAGGGGGCGGATCGCCGCGCCTGGCTGCTCGAGGCGGTGCGCGAGGCGGACGGCCTCCTCTGCCTCCTCGTCGACCGGGTGGACAGGGAGCTTCTCGAGGCCGCACCGCGGCTGCGGGTCGTCTCCACCTTCTCGACCGGCGTCGACCACGTCGACCTCGACGCCTGCCGGGAGCGGGGCATCCGGGTCACCCACGCCCCCGACGTGCTGACCGAGGCGACGGCCGACCTGACCTGGGCGCTCATGCTGGCGGCGGCCCGGCGGGTGGCGGAGGGCGACCGGATGGTCCGGGCGGGCGCCTTCCGCGGCTGGCGCCCCGACCTGCTCCTGGGAACCGAGGTCTACGGGCGCACCCTGGGCATCGTCGGCCTCGGGCGGATCGGCAAGGCGGTGGCCAGGCGCGCCTCGGGCTTCGACATGAACGTCGTCTACTGGAACCGGACCGAGATCAACCCCATGGAGGACGAGTGGCTGGGCGTCAGCCGGGTCGAGCTGGACGAGCTCCTGGCCAAGGCGGACTTCATCAGCCTGCACCTGGCCTACACGCCCGAGACCCACCACTTCATCGGCCGGCGCGAGCTGGCGCTGATGGGTCCCCATGCCGTCCTCGTCAACACCTCGCGGGGAGCCGTCGTGGACGAGGAAGCGCTGGTGGAGGCGCTGGAGGCGGGGCGGCCGGCGGCGGCCGCGCTCGACGTCTTCGAGCACGAGCCAGCCGTCCACCCGCGGCTCCTCCGGCTGCCGCAGGTCGTGCTCACCCCGCACATCGGCAGCGCCACCCGGGAGACCCGGGAGGCGATGGCCCGCGTGGCGGTGGACAACCTGCTGGCGGTGCTGGAGGGGCGCCGCCCGCCGGCGGCGGTGGACTGA
- a CDS encoding polysaccharide deacetylase family protein, whose translation MRRHGEGWSPRGRLRPRTGAGGLFFVFVGRRALVAALALLLAAAYGLRWAGGLASGAGARAERPVPEHEEVIAPAPGASPPQLPIFYARTTRRVAGLTFDISWGSKVAPLVLDVLQQHHVHATFFLSGFWARQHPDLVRRMVAEGHEIASHGDEHVDLDRLSREQVRENLLTAQRDIRSVVDVRPRFLRPPNGAYSGMVVETAHQLGYETVIWSVDSLDWKRPGPEAIVRRVTSLVFPGAILLFHASDSAPDTPVALPAVLATLKARGYRAVPLGELFKEAPPARDDPRGRPDYPPNDEPGPSGSGAG comes from the coding sequence GTGCGTCGCCACGGAGAGGGGTGGAGTCCGCGGGGCCGGCTTCGCCCGCGGACCGGCGCAGGCGGTCTCTTCTTCGTCTTCGTCGGCCGCCGGGCGCTGGTGGCGGCCCTGGCCCTCCTCCTGGCCGCCGCCTACGGCCTCCGCTGGGCCGGCGGGCTGGCCTCCGGTGCAGGGGCCCGGGCCGAGCGCCCCGTCCCCGAACACGAGGAAGTGATCGCCCCCGCCCCCGGGGCCTCCCCTCCGCAACTCCCCATCTTCTACGCGCGGACCACCCGGCGGGTGGCGGGGCTCACCTTCGACATCAGCTGGGGGTCGAAGGTGGCGCCGCTCGTGTTGGACGTGCTCCAACAGCACCACGTCCACGCCACCTTCTTCCTCTCCGGGTTCTGGGCGCGGCAGCACCCGGACCTGGTCCGGCGCATGGTGGCGGAGGGGCACGAGATCGCCAGCCACGGCGACGAGCACGTCGACCTCGACCGGCTCAGCCGCGAGCAGGTCCGGGAGAACCTGCTCACCGCGCAGCGCGACATCCGGAGCGTCGTCGACGTCCGGCCGCGCTTCCTCCGCCCGCCCAACGGCGCGTACAGCGGCATGGTCGTGGAGACCGCCCACCAGCTGGGGTACGAGACCGTGATCTGGTCGGTGGACAGCCTGGATTGGAAGCGACCGGGGCCGGAGGCCATCGTCCGGCGGGTCACCTCCCTGGTTTTCCCCGGCGCGATCCTCCTCTTCCACGCCAGCGACTCCGCCCCGGACACGCCGGTCGCGCTGCCCGCCGTGCTGGCCACGCTGAAGGCGCGCGGCTACCGCGCCGTCCCGCTGGGCGAGCTCTTCAAGGAGGCGCCTCCGGCGCGGGACGACCCGCGGGGCCGGCCGGACTACCCGCCCAACGACGAGCCCGGGCCGTCCGGCTCAGGCGCCGGTTGA
- a CDS encoding DUF3048 domain-containing protein has translation MRRSPLGLVVAAALAVLLAAAGCTGGGRPGAAPARSHGGGQPGPAGGSAAGTPAPADALDGLFAVTIDNQAGARPQSGLDQAEMVWEVPAEGYITRFEAFFQSRAPDRIGPVRSARPYLAAIAAGYGAVLVHAGGSQAGFAAIRALGLPQIDGLFPPGQRYLWRDPTRRAPHNLYTSGTELRRATADLGLRPERLALPRGPAPAGGEPASQLRLHYLTSGADRNLILWTYRDGSYERALNGEPFRLREGAAVRAGNVVVLLTDIRRLPGKEGYLDVRLAGTGQAWFLRDGRLWQGRWSKPSQAAPVSFEIRSGDGWRPFPWAPGAIWVQVVGDPHALGFGSASSGPGS, from the coding sequence ATGAGACGCTCGCCCCTCGGCCTGGTGGTGGCCGCCGCACTGGCGGTGCTCCTGGCGGCCGCCGGGTGCACGGGGGGCGGCCGCCCGGGCGCCGCCCCGGCCCGCTCCCACGGCGGCGGCCAGCCCGGACCCGCGGGCGGGAGCGCGGCCGGCACCCCTGCGCCGGCCGACGCCCTGGACGGGCTCTTCGCCGTCACCATCGACAACCAGGCCGGCGCCCGCCCCCAGAGCGGACTCGACCAGGCGGAGATGGTCTGGGAGGTCCCCGCCGAGGGCTACATCACCCGCTTCGAGGCCTTCTTCCAGAGCCGGGCGCCCGACCGTATCGGACCCGTCCGCAGCGCGCGGCCCTATCTCGCCGCCATCGCCGCCGGTTACGGCGCGGTCCTCGTCCACGCGGGCGGGAGCCAGGCGGGCTTCGCCGCCATCCGGGCGCTCGGCCTCCCCCAGATCGACGGGCTCTTTCCCCCGGGCCAGCGCTATCTCTGGCGCGACCCCACCCGCCGCGCCCCGCACAACCTTTACACGTCGGGTACGGAGCTGCGCCGGGCGACCGCCGACCTGGGTCTCCGCCCGGAGCGGCTGGCGCTCCCGCGCGGGCCGGCCCCGGCGGGAGGGGAGCCCGCCTCTCAGCTGCGCCTCCACTACCTGACCTCGGGCGCGGACCGGAACCTGATCCTCTGGACCTACCGGGACGGGAGCTACGAGCGGGCGTTGAACGGTGAGCCCTTCCGGCTCCGGGAGGGGGCGGCCGTCCGCGCCGGGAACGTCGTCGTCCTCCTCACCGACATCCGCCGCCTCCCCGGCAAGGAAGGTTACCTGGACGTCCGCCTGGCCGGCACCGGCCAGGCCTGGTTCCTGCGCGACGGGCGGCTCTGGCAGGGGCGGTGGTCGAAGCCCTCGCAGGCGGCGCCCGTCAGCTTCGAGATTCGCTCAGGGGACGGGTGGCGTCCCTTCCCCTGGGCCCCCGGAGCCATTTGGGTCCAAGTGGTGGGCGACCCGCATGCGCTGGGGTTCGGATCTGCCTCTTCAGGGCCAGGAAGTTGA
- a CDS encoding cob(I)yrinic acid a,c-diamide adenosyltransferase, whose protein sequence is MPRARIYTRTGDTGETSLVDGSRVRKSSPRVEAYGSVDELNAALGVVLSLEPGEELAPTLRRVQGELFVLGARLAAPAGGARAGSAARVAGLPTLPAQWVEVLEREIDRLEETLPPLDHFILPGGGPAGAWLHLARTICRRAERAVIRLGEEEPVEPEIRRYLNRLSDYLFVAARAVNHRQGRAEIAWRAGAGAEAGEPGSTGA, encoded by the coding sequence TTGCCCAGGGCACGGATCTACACGCGGACGGGGGATACGGGCGAGACCAGCCTGGTGGACGGCAGCCGGGTCCGCAAGTCGTCGCCCCGGGTGGAGGCGTACGGCTCCGTCGACGAGCTGAACGCGGCGCTGGGCGTCGTCCTCAGCCTGGAGCCTGGCGAGGAGCTGGCGCCTACCCTCCGGCGGGTCCAGGGCGAGCTCTTTGTCCTGGGCGCCCGCCTGGCCGCGCCGGCCGGCGGCGCCAGGGCCGGCTCCGCCGCACGGGTGGCCGGGTTGCCCACCCTCCCCGCGCAGTGGGTGGAGGTGCTGGAGCGGGAGATCGACCGGCTCGAAGAGACGCTGCCCCCCCTCGACCACTTCATCCTTCCCGGCGGCGGGCCCGCCGGCGCCTGGCTCCATCTGGCGCGGACCATCTGCCGCCGCGCGGAGCGGGCGGTGATCCGGCTGGGCGAGGAAGAGCCGGTGGAGCCCGAGATCCGCCGCTACCTCAACCGTCTCTCCGACTACCTGTTCGTCGCCGCCCGCGCGGTCAACCACCGCCAGGGACGGGCGGAGATCGCCTGGAGGGCGGGGGCGGGGGCCGAGGCCGGGGAGCCGGGCTCAACCGGCGCCTGA
- a CDS encoding enoyl-CoA hydratase-related protein, whose amino-acid sequence MPESRFVEVSREEPIAVLTLNRPEVLNALSFDLMAELAGRLEELDADPAIGAAVLTGKGRAFAAGADIGEMSRLGTPDLLERQPFAVWRRLDRIRMPLIAAVNGYALGGGLELAMACDLILAAESAQLGQPEIQLGIIPGAGGTQRLPRRIGRYRAGEWILTGARYSAREALEAGLVNRLVPDDQLLEAARELARTIASRPRQAVRAAKEALRAAEELPLEEGLRLEQHLFQALFATADQREGMQAFLEKRAPRFTGR is encoded by the coding sequence ATGCCCGAGAGCCGTTTCGTCGAGGTGAGCCGCGAGGAGCCGATCGCCGTCCTCACGCTCAACCGTCCCGAGGTGCTGAACGCGCTCAGCTTCGATCTGATGGCCGAGCTGGCCGGCCGGCTGGAGGAGCTGGACGCCGATCCCGCCATCGGCGCGGCCGTCCTGACCGGCAAGGGACGGGCCTTCGCCGCCGGCGCCGACATCGGCGAGATGAGCCGGCTCGGCACCCCCGACCTGCTGGAGCGCCAGCCTTTCGCCGTCTGGCGCCGGCTGGACCGCATCCGGATGCCGCTCATCGCCGCGGTCAACGGTTACGCGCTGGGCGGCGGCCTGGAGCTGGCGATGGCCTGTGACCTGATCCTGGCCGCCGAATCCGCCCAGCTCGGCCAGCCGGAGATCCAGCTGGGCATCATCCCCGGCGCCGGAGGCACCCAGCGGCTGCCGCGCAGGATCGGTCGCTACCGGGCCGGCGAGTGGATCCTGACCGGAGCCCGGTACTCCGCCCGGGAGGCGCTGGAGGCCGGGCTGGTCAACCGCCTGGTTCCGGACGACCAGCTGCTCGAGGCGGCGCGCGAGCTCGCCCGCACCATCGCCTCGCGACCCCGCCAGGCCGTCCGTGCCGCCAAGGAGGCGCTGCGCGCGGCGGAGGAGCTCCCCCTGGAGGAGGGGCTGCGCCTGGAGCAGCATCTCTTTCAGGCGCTCTTCGCCACCGCGGATCAGCGCGAGGGCATGCAGGCCTTCCTGGAGAAGCGGGCGCCGAGGTTCACGGGCCGATGA
- a CDS encoding alanine--glyoxylate aminotransferase family protein gives MDDDEILLTPGPVPVPAEVREAAARQVIHHRGAAFHQLYASVRSRLLPLFGGSGDPFLFPGSGTGALEAAVVNFFSPGDRVAAVVMGEFGQRWASIAESFGLEVRRYEVEWGKAPEAPQLAAWLDRNGPFAGLLLTYNETSTGAAADLPAIGRLARERSLPLLIDAVSALGGMPLEAERWGVSLVASASQKCLISPPGLALLWVAPGAWPQVERAGLPRAYWDLREARRAGERAETPYTPAVTLWYALEAALERIEAEGLESVYERHRAMAERWRRGLSRLGCSLLAEERVASPTVTAFFPPAGVEAPELLAALRGLGVEAAGGQGPLKGRIVRVAHMGEVGPEDVDRALELLGKALARLGAREAKA, from the coding sequence ATGGACGACGACGAGATCCTTCTCACGCCGGGGCCGGTGCCGGTGCCGGCCGAGGTACGGGAGGCGGCGGCGCGCCAGGTGATCCACCATCGGGGCGCCGCTTTTCACCAGCTCTACGCCTCGGTGCGCAGCCGCCTGCTGCCGCTCTTCGGCGGCTCCGGCGATCCCTTCCTCTTTCCAGGGAGCGGGACGGGCGCCCTGGAGGCGGCGGTGGTCAACTTCTTCTCTCCGGGCGACCGCGTCGCGGCGGTGGTGATGGGGGAGTTCGGCCAGCGCTGGGCTTCCATCGCCGAGAGCTTCGGCCTGGAGGTCCGGCGCTACGAGGTGGAGTGGGGGAAGGCGCCGGAGGCGCCGCAGCTGGCCGCATGGCTCGACCGGAACGGACCCTTCGCGGGTCTCCTGCTCACCTACAACGAGACCTCCACCGGCGCCGCCGCCGACCTGCCGGCCATCGGCCGACTGGCCCGGGAGCGGAGCCTGCCGCTCCTGATCGACGCCGTCAGCGCCCTGGGGGGGATGCCCCTGGAGGCGGAGCGCTGGGGGGTCAGCCTGGTGGCGAGCGCCTCGCAGAAGTGCCTGATCAGCCCTCCAGGCCTGGCGCTGCTCTGGGTGGCTCCCGGCGCCTGGCCGCAGGTCGAGCGGGCGGGGCTGCCCCGCGCCTACTGGGACCTGCGCGAGGCGCGCCGCGCGGGGGAGCGGGCGGAGACGCCGTACACGCCGGCCGTCACCCTCTGGTATGCGCTGGAGGCCGCCCTGGAGCGGATCGAGGCCGAAGGACTGGAGTCCGTCTATGAACGGCACCGGGCGATGGCGGAGCGGTGGCGCCGGGGCTTGAGCCGTCTGGGGTGCAGCCTCCTGGCCGAGGAACGGGTGGCCTCGCCCACCGTCACCGCCTTCTTCCCGCCGGCAGGCGTGGAGGCGCCTGAACTCCTGGCCGCGCTCCGGGGGCTGGGCGTGGAGGCGGCCGGGGGCCAGGGGCCGCTCAAGGGCAGGATCGTCCGCGTGGCCCACATGGGCGAGGTGGGCCCGGAGGACGTGGACCGCGCCCTGGAGCTTCTCGGCAAGGCCCTGGCCCGGCTGGGAGCGCGGGAGGCGAAGGCGTGA